ATAAGGGCCTCTCGACGAATATCGGCTGGCAAGACAAAGACGCCTACGGCAACTCGCTGTCCAGCCGTCAACGCGAGAAGATGCAGCGCCTCCGGACCTGGAACGAACGCTTCCGCACCAGGGACTCCAAAGAACGCAACCTCAAGCAGGCTCTTGGCGAAATCGACCGCATGGCGAGCGCACTCGGCCTCCCCGAGAACGTCCGCGAAACCGCTTCTGTCATCTATCGCCGGGCCTTGGACGAAGACCTCCTGCCCGGTCGCTCCATCGAAGGTGTCGCTACGTCCTCGCTGTATGCCGCTGCCCGCCAGGCGGGCAACCCGCGAAGTCTCGACGAGATCAACAACGTCTCCCGCGTCGAGAAAGACGAGACGGCCCGAACGTATCGGTACGTCGTTCGGGAACTCGGCTTGGAGGTCCAACCGGCCGATCCCGCAAGTTACGTCCCCCGGTTTGCCTCCGACCTCGGGCTCACCGAGGAAGCCGAGCGCCACGCCCGTGACCTCCTGGAGAACGCCAAACAGGAAGGCGTCCACTCCGGAAAGAGCCCCGTCGGACTGGCCGCTGCGGCCATCTACGCCGCTTCACTGCTGGCCAACGAGAAGGTAACTCAAAACGAAGTCAGCGAAGTCGCGAACATCTCCGAGGTCACGATCCGCAACCGCTATCACGAACTGCTCGAAGCCAAGGAAGGCATCAGGGCGAGCTGAACGCGTCGACGAACGTCCGCTCTTCTGAGGCCCACTTCGGCAGGTTCAACTCGGTTGCCCTCTCGGCCGTATCCATGGAAACGACCCGCCATTTCGTCGCGACAGTCTACGTCGTCCACGACGGTGAGACGGCCCTTCACGAACACGAGAAATTAGAGATGTGGCTCCCGCCTGGCGGGCACATCGATCGAGACGAACTCCCTCACGTCGCTGCCAGTCGCGAGGTACACGAGGAGATCGGCCTCGAACCGGATCTCATCGCCCCCCAAGGAGACCTCGAATCAGCCACGGCCGAAAGCATCCCCCAGCCACAGCACTTCCTGCTCGAGGACATCAACGTCCACGATGGCGAAGTCGGTCACCAGCACATCGACTTCATCTTCTACGGTGAACTGAAGAACCGTGCTATCGACCCTGCAGATGGCGAAGCGCCGGTCGAGGCCTGGAAGTGGTTCTCGCCGTCTGATCTCGAGGCCGCGAGCGACAGGCTGGCGGATGACGTCCTAGAGATCGGCAAACAGGCGATCGAAACAGTCGACAATCAGTAAGGGCAGGACGGACAACACTACGCAGCGTCAGTTCTCGGCAGCAGGAACCTCAATCTCACCAGCGTCCAGTTCGGCCTCGACCTCGCGGGCGGCCTCGGCGAGGTTAGCCATCTTCTCGTAGGCGACCTCACGGGGAAGGAGCTTGACGCCACAGTCCGGCGAGACCGTCAGGCGCTCGGGTGGCACGATCTCCAGGCCTTTCTTGATGTTCTCTTTGATCTGTGCGACGGACTCGACGTCGGTGTCGTGGACGTCGAGGACGCCCAGCGCGAGATCTTTCGTGAATTCGGGCTCTTTGAACACGTCGATCTGCTCGAAGTCGCCGTTGGCGAGTTCGAGGTCGAACTCCTCGACGGGGTATTCGAGCATCTCGGGGTAGATCCGCGAGTAATCGCCATAGCAGACGTGCAGACCGAGGCGAACGTCTTCGGGCACGTCGTCGGCGATCCGTTCGAGGGCCTCGCCGACGATGGCGTGGTCGTCGGGCGTCGTCGCCAGTGCCGGCTCGTCGATCTGGATGTACTTCGCGCCGGCCTCGACGAGTTTTTCGATTTCTTCGTTGACAAGATCGGCCAGGGCGTACGTGAGTTCCGCCTCGGAGTCATAAACTTCGTTGAAACTCCAGGATGCCAGTGTGTACGGCCCGGTGATCGGGACCTTCACCGGCGCGTCGGCGACCTCGGTAGTGAACTCGTACTCATCGACCAGCCACGGCTGGTCGTACTCGACGTTCTCGACGACGCTTGGCTTGTCGAAGTAATTGTGGCCCCAGACCTTGACGCGGCCGTTGAACTCGTAGCCAGGAATGCGCTCGGCGAAGAATTCGACCATCTCGTTGCGCCGCATCTCGCCGTCAGTGACGACATCGAGACCCGCGCGCTCGTGCTCGTCAGTGATGATCCGAGCGGCATCGTCTTTCGACTCTTCCCACTCCTCGGCGTCGAAATCAGCGTCCTCGTCCTCGAAGAGTTCGCGGGCGCGGTCGTGCCACTTTGGCTTCGGGTACGAGCCAACGACTGTCGTCAGCAGGAAGTGGTCGTTCTCGTGGTCGTCCGGTCGGAATTGCTCGCGTGTGTTGCTCATAGGGACACCTCCTCGTTTGCCGCCGAGGCAAGCGCGTCGAGTTTGGCCTCGGCCTTGTTGACTGGCAGGTAGAACAGTTCGGTGTTTGGCGTCGCGTAGATCGTTTCGAAGTCGTTGACCGTCTCTGTGCCGAACCACTCGATGCGCTCACGGATCTCTTCGGGCGTCTCCAGCAGTGTGTTCTGGCCGTCGACCAGTCCGAGGGCCACACTCTCTGTCGTCCCGTACTCGTTGACGTTGTAGATCGTCTGTTCGTGATCGCTAACCAGGTCGTACCCCAGGGCGTCGACGTCGGCGTCGAGCAGATGGGCGTGAACCTTCTCCTCTAGGGCACCCCAGTAGGTGTGGACGACGACTTCGGCGTCGATCGCGTCTGCGACGGTGTCGATGGCGTTGCTCGCCCGCTCGTCGTCGCCATCGCCCGGCGGGTCGGTCACGAGCGACGGTTCGAGGAGGAACAACGTCTCCACGTCGGGGAACTGTTCGAGTTCGCCCGCGAGGAACTGCGCGACGCCGTTGAGCAGCGCCGCGTCGTCACCGTAGTACTCGTCCGAAGCGAGTTCTGCAAGCGAGTACGGCCCCGGCAAGACTGCCTGGAGTCCCTCGTCGACGAGTTGGGCAGCCCCATCGAGTTCGCCGGCGACGTCGCCGTCCGGTGTCAATTCGCCCTCGATCACCGGATCGCGATAGAAATTGTTGTTGTCGTAATATCGCACGATGCCACGAGTATCGACGTTGTCGTGGACTGCGAGCGGGTGGGCGAGCATGTCGTCCCAGCGCAACTGTCCCTCGACGATCCGGTCGAGACCAGCCGTCTGCTGGCGATCGACTACTTCCTCGCGGGCGCGATCGTACGCTCCGGTGATCGCGTTGTTCTCGTCCCCGCCGATGAGATCACTCTTCTGGTGGCCTTTCAGGTCTGCCAGATCGTCCTTCGCCCAGTCTGGCAGCGGATACAACCCCGGTGTGGTCGCTACTATCTCTGTCATTACATCCGGCTATGGAATGAGGGCCTTTAATATTTCTCATTCAAATTAATGCGCTTGGGTTATAAAGTACCGCCGACCAGTTCGTGTCGGTCAGAAATAAATCGGTACTTTCATGATAGACCTCGCCGAGCGTTTGTCTAACTGTGGTAAACGCGACCGTCGGACGAGCGTATCAGACGTACTGCCCGAAGTGTGGCGCTGCGGGGGCGGATACAGGTGACGACGACACCTATTCGTTTATGTGCACCAACAAATCGTGTCGACACACGTGGGCCGTGAGTTCGGACTCACGCACTGCTACGGGAGTTAGACACGAGTGACACGGGGCAGCGTCACTGCCAGTCGCTTCTCGGGAGGGGATTCCCGGTCCGTGGTGATAGGGGAAGTACGTTCGTCGATCGCTCGCCGACTACAGTGACTAAGGCGGTCGGGAAAAGGACTACCGGTCCGGGCGGACCCGTGAATATTTCATTGGTTGGCCGTTAGACGAGCCTATCATGAGCCACCACGAAGACTCCGCCGTCAGCGAGAGTGTCGAGATGTATCTCAAGGAGATATACATCCTCTCGCGGGACGGCGATCCCGCCAGGACGGGCGCG
The sequence above is drawn from the Halorhabdus sp. CBA1104 genome and encodes:
- a CDS encoding methionine synthase produces the protein MSNTREQFRPDDHENDHFLLTTVVGSYPKPKWHDRARELFEDEDADFDAEEWEESKDDAARIITDEHERAGLDVVTDGEMRRNEMVEFFAERIPGYEFNGRVKVWGHNYFDKPSVVENVEYDQPWLVDEYEFTTEVADAPVKVPITGPYTLASWSFNEVYDSEAELTYALADLVNEEIEKLVEAGAKYIQIDEPALATTPDDHAIVGEALERIADDVPEDVRLGLHVCYGDYSRIYPEMLEYPVEEFDLELANGDFEQIDVFKEPEFTKDLALGVLDVHDTDVESVAQIKENIKKGLEIVPPERLTVSPDCGVKLLPREVAYEKMANLAEAAREVEAELDAGEIEVPAAEN
- a CDS encoding NUDIX hydrolase, translating into METTRHFVATVYVVHDGETALHEHEKLEMWLPPGGHIDRDELPHVAASREVHEEIGLEPDLIAPQGDLESATAESIPQPQHFLLEDINVHDGEVGHQHIDFIFYGELKNRAIDPADGEAPVEAWKWFSPSDLEAASDRLADDVLEIGKQAIETVDNQ
- a CDS encoding transcription initiation factor IIB family protein, yielding MSDTTLRSYEQANQQETTEDEQETEHVCPECGGSLRSDSERGETVCSECGLVVEEDEIDPGPEWRAFDAKEKDEKSRVGAPTTNMMHDKGLSTNIGWQDKDAYGNSLSSRQREKMQRLRTWNERFRTRDSKERNLKQALGEIDRMASALGLPENVRETASVIYRRALDEDLLPGRSIEGVATSSLYAAARQAGNPRSLDEINNVSRVEKDETARTYRYVVRELGLEVQPADPASYVPRFASDLGLTEEAERHARDLLENAKQEGVHSGKSPVGLAAAAIYAASLLANEKVTQNEVSEVANISEVTIRNRYHELLEAKEGIRAS
- a CDS encoding 5-methyltetrahydropteroyltriglutamate--homocysteine methyltransferase, which codes for MTEIVATTPGLYPLPDWAKDDLADLKGHQKSDLIGGDENNAITGAYDRAREEVVDRQQTAGLDRIVEGQLRWDDMLAHPLAVHDNVDTRGIVRYYDNNNFYRDPVIEGELTPDGDVAGELDGAAQLVDEGLQAVLPGPYSLAELASDEYYGDDAALLNGVAQFLAGELEQFPDVETLFLLEPSLVTDPPGDGDDERASNAIDTVADAIDAEVVVHTYWGALEEKVHAHLLDADVDALGYDLVSDHEQTIYNVNEYGTTESVALGLVDGQNTLLETPEEIRERIEWFGTETVNDFETIYATPNTELFYLPVNKAEAKLDALASAANEEVSL